The Negativicutes bacterium genome has a segment encoding these proteins:
- the noc gene encoding nucleoid occlusion protein, which translates to MKKLARLFGISSSQTVAEDKEPQIEPTLPEAEATVDLNNIKTVLIEDVIPNPFQPRKTFKPEALQELASSITEYGVIQPLLVRQVNDKYELIAGERRLRASKLAGLDNVPIIIKELSDKEMAELAMIENLQREDLHFFEEAEGFQQLIANFSFTQEELAQRMGRKQSTIANKMRLLKLSTQARTALFQANLTERHARALLKVEDEKTQLELIQLITEKALNVRDTEVLVEEVLAEKMPPAKAKNNKRVSVIRDVRIFLNSINDIAGQMKKSGLKVKIKQEQDDEFITIKMVIPKQKK; encoded by the coding sequence ATGAAAAAATTAGCTAGATTATTTGGGATAAGTTCATCTCAAACCGTAGCTGAAGATAAAGAGCCACAAATTGAACCGACTTTGCCGGAAGCAGAGGCTACAGTAGATTTGAATAATATTAAAACTGTGTTAATTGAAGATGTTATTCCGAACCCGTTTCAGCCAAGAAAGACCTTTAAGCCGGAGGCGTTGCAGGAACTGGCTAGCTCAATCACTGAATATGGGGTAATCCAACCGTTATTAGTGCGACAAGTAAATGATAAATACGAACTAATCGCCGGAGAACGGCGTTTAAGAGCCTCAAAACTAGCAGGACTAGACAATGTTCCAATAATCATTAAAGAGCTCTCAGACAAGGAAATGGCGGAGCTGGCGATGATTGAAAACTTGCAACGAGAAGATCTGCACTTTTTTGAGGAAGCCGAAGGCTTTCAACAATTGATTGCTAATTTTAGCTTTACGCAAGAAGAATTAGCACAGCGGATGGGGCGGAAACAGTCTACTATTGCTAATAAAATGAGATTGTTAAAACTAAGCACTCAAGCGCGAACCGCTTTATTTCAGGCTAATCTTACCGAGCGTCATGCCAGAGCATTGTTAAAAGTTGAAGATGAAAAAACTCAATTAGAGTTGATTCAGTTAATCACAGAGAAAGCTTTAAATGTAAGAGATACCGAAGTTTTAGTCGAAGAGGTATTAGCAGAAAAAATGCCACCGGCTAAAGCTAAGAATAATAAAAGAGTCAGTGTGATTCGTGATGTTAGAATCTTTTTAAATAGTATTAATGATATTGCCGGCCAAATGAAAAAATCAGGGCTAAAGGTTAAGATAAAACAAGAACAAGATGATGAATTCATTACAATAAAGATGGTTATCCCTAAGCAAAAAAAATAA